A part of Scleropages formosus chromosome 3, fSclFor1.1, whole genome shotgun sequence genomic DNA contains:
- the ppp5c gene encoding serine/threonine-protein phosphatase 5: MADATEGGTVKMAANERTAEELKEKANKYFKEKDYDNAIKYYSEALELNPDNAIYYSNRSLAYLRTECYGYALADATRALEIDKNYVKGYYRRATSNMALGKFKAALKDYETVVRVRPNDKDAKMKYQECNKIVKQKAFERAIASDELKKSVVDSLDIENMMIEDDYTGPKLEDGKVTLKFMKELMAWFKDQKKLHRKCAYQILVQVKEVLSKLPSLVEITLKEAEKITICGDTHGQYYDLLNIFELNGLPSPTNPYLFNGDFVDRGSFSVEVIFTLFGFKLLYPDSFHLLRGNHETDNMNQMYGFEGEVKAKYTAQMFQLFSEVFQWLPLAQCINSKVLVMHGGLFSEDGVTLDDIRKIDRNRQPPDSGPMCDLLWSDPQPQNGRSISKRGVSCQFGPDVTERFLSENKLQYIVRSHEVKSEGYEVTHSGKCITVFSAPNYCDQMGNKGAYIHLRGSDLKPEFHQFSAVPHPNVKPMAYANTLLQLGMM, translated from the exons AGAAGGACTACGACAATGCCATCAAGTATTACTCAGAGGCTCTGGAGCTGAATCCAGACAATGCCATCTACTACAGCAACCGCAGCCTGGCGTACCTGCGCACGGAGTGCTACGGCTACGCTTTGGCCGACGCCACACGAGCCCTGGAGATCGACAAAAACTACGTGAAGGGCTACTACCGACGCGCCACCTCCAACATGGCCCTGGGCAAGTTCAAGGCTGCACTCAAAGACTATGAAACG GTGGTTAGGGTGCGGCCCAATGACAAAGATGCCAAGATGAAGTACCAGGAGTGTAACAAAATAGTAAAGCAGAAGGCCTTCGAGAGAGCGATCGCCAGCGACGAGCTCAAGAAATCGGTGGTGGACTCCTTGGACATCGAGAATATGA TGATCGAAGATGACTACACGGGACCGAAGCTCGAAGATGGGAAGGTGACGCTGAAGTTCATGAAAGAGTTGATGGCTTGGTTTAAGGACCAGAAGAAACTGCACAGAAAGTGTGCTTATCAG ATTTTGGTTCAAGTCAAAGAGGTTTTGTCGAAACTCCCAAGTCTTGTagaaataacattaaaagag GCAGAGAAGATCACTATATGCGGTGACACGCACGGCCAGTACTACGACCTCCTCAACATATTTGAGCTCAACGGCTTGCCGTCCCCAACCAACCCCTAC CTTTTCAACGGCGACTTTGTGGATCGCGGCTCCTTTTCCGTGGAAGTCATTTTCACGCTCTTCGGGTTCAAGCTGCTCTACCCAGACTCCTTCCATCTGCTGAGGG GGAACCACGAGACGGACAACATGAACCAAATGTACGGCTTTGAAGGCGAGGTGAAGGCGAAATACACGGCCCAGATGTTCCAGCTCTTCAGTGAGGTCTTCCAGTGGCTGCCCTTGGCGCAGTGCATCAACAGCAAAGTGCTG GTAATGCACGGAGGTCTTTTCAGCGAGGACGGAGTGACGCTCGATGACATCCGCAAAATTGACAGGAACCGACAGCCTCCTGACTCAG GCCCAATGTGTGATCTTCTGTGGTCAGACCCTCAGCCCCAA AATGGACGGTCGATCAGCAAGAGGGGCGTGAGCTGTCAGTTTGGCCCGGACGTGACGGAGCGCTTCCTTAGCGAGAACAAGCTACAGTACATAGTGCGCAGCCACGAGGTGAAGAGCGAGGGCTATGAGGTCACCCACTCGGGGAAGTGCATCACCGTCTTCTCAGCACCCAACTACTG TGATCAGATGGGTAACAAAGGAGCCTACATCCACCTCAGGGGATCTGACCTCAAACCAGAGTTCCACCAGTTTTCTGCTGTG CCTCATCCGAACGTGAAGCCCATGGCGTACGCCAACaccctgctgcagctgggaatGATGTAG